GGCTCAGCCGCAACGGTGTGTCGCCCGCCGAGTTCGACGAGGTACTGGCGGCGCTGGCCACCGCCCAGGCCGACGGTTCGGTACGGGTGCGTGGCCTGATGTCGCACCTGGCACACGGGGACACCCCAGATCATCCGTTCAACGGCATCCAGGGCGACCGGCTGCGTGAGTTCGCGGCCCGGGCCCGGCGCCACGGTATCCACTTCGAGCTGCTGCACCTGGCCAATTCGCCGGCCGCGCTGACCCGACCCGATCTGGCGTTCGACATGGTGCGCCCAGGAATAGCGGTGTATGGACAGACCCCGATCCCCGAGCGCGGCGCGATGGGGCTGCGACCGGCGATGACGGTGGCCTGCCCGGTGGCCAAGATCCGGGCACTGCGGGCAGGCGACGGCGTTTCCTACGGTCACACCTGGGTTGCCGACCGCGACACCACGGTGGCGTTGATCCCGGCCGGCTACGCCGACGGCGTTTTCCGCTCGCTGAGCAACCGGCTGGAGGTGGCCATCAACGGCCGTCGGTATCCCGCCGTGGGCCGGGTCTGCATGGATCAGTTCGTGGTGGATCTGGGTCCCGACGGGGCCGGGGTGAACGTGGGGGACGCGGCGATCCTGTTCGGGCCGGGCGACCGTGGCGAACCGACCGCGCAGGACTGGGCCGATCTGTTGGGCACCATCAACTACGAGGTGGTGACCAGTCCGCGCGGGCGCATCGTGCGCAGTTACACCGGTGGTCCGGAGGGCACCCCGTGAGCGGGTTGGCGCGCTGGCTGGCCGGAGCGGCCGGGCTGACCGCGGTCGGATCGCTGGCCGGCGTGACCGTCGCGCGGTCGCTGACGCGCCGGGTCAGCGACGACGATCCCTATGCCGGTGAGGATTTCACCCTGCTGTACGCCGATCGCAGCGTCGTGGTGACCACCACCGACGGGGTTCCGCTGGCGGTGCGCGAATGTGGACCGCCCGACGCACCGCTGACCGTGGTGTTCGCGCACGGCTTCTGTCTTCGCATGGGCGCCTTCCACTTCCAGCGCGACCGGCTGGCGCGGCAGTGGGGTGACCAGGTCCGGATGGTGTTCTACGACCAGCGCGGCCACGGTCTGTCCGGGGACGCCTCACCGGACACCTTCACCGTGCCGCAGCTGGGGCAGGACCTGGAATCGGTGCTGGCCGTGTTGGCGCCCAAGGGGCCGGTGGTGCTGGTCGGCCACTCGATGGGTGGCATGACGGTGCTCTCGCACGCCCGCCAGTTCCCGGAGCGTTACCGCACGCGCATTGTCGGCGCCGCCCTCATCTCCTCTGCTGCAGAGGGTGTTTCGCGATCACCCTTGGGTGAGATCCTGCGCAATCCAGCCCTGGAGGCGGCCCGGTTCAGCGTGCGTTACGCGCCGGGGCTGTTGCATCGGGGGCGCGGGGTGGTGCGCTCGGTGATCGGACCTGTCCTGCGTGCGGCGTCCTATGGGCGCGAGGACATCAGCCCGTCGGTGGTGGCCTTCAGCGAGTCCATGATGCACGACACCCCGGTGCACACGCTGGTGGGTTTCCTGCACGCTCTCGAGGTACACGACGAAACCGAGGCCCTGCCGGTGCTGGCGAAGATTCCCACCCTGATCGCCTGTGGCGACCGGGATCTGCTGACACCGCTGGAGTATTCGCAGGAGATGGCGGCGCAGTTGCCGAAGTCCGAGCTCGTCGTGGTCGAGGGCGCCGGACATCTCGTGCAGCTGGAACAGCCCGACATCATCGACGATGCGCTGGTGCGACTGGTCGAGCGGGCCACCCCGTCGAAACTCGTGGCGCTGACCCGCCGGCTGCGGGACCGGGCGCGTCATGGCTGAGCGCACCGGCGGAACCGCGATACTTCCCACCGCGGAGGACACCGTGGCGCTGGGGGCAGCGCTCGGTGCGGACCTGCGGGCCGGTGACGTGGTGGTGCTGTCCGGGCCGCTCGGTGCCGGAAAGACGATGCTGACCAAGGGAATTGCCCGCGGCATGGACGTCGAAGGCCCGGTGACCTCACCCACCTACGTGTTGGCCCGGGTGCACCCGCCACGACGTGCCGGGGCGCCCGCCCTGGTCCACGTCGACATCTACCGGCTGCTCGACCACGGCGGGGACCTGCTCGCCGAACTCGACTCGCTGGACCTGGACACCGATCTCGACGATGCCGTGGTCGTCGTCGAGTGGGGTGAGGGTCTGGCCGAACGACTCTCCGCCCATCATCTCGACATCCGTCTCGACCGCGATGCCGACTCCGAGGAACGCACGGTGACCTGGCAGTGGAGCACATCATGAGTCCCCGTCACTTCGTCGGCCCGAAGGACGCGACCCTCGTGCTGGCCATCGACACCGCGACCCCCGCGGTCACCGCGGGCATCGTGCGGGTCGCCGACGACATCACCACGCTGGCCGAGCGCACCATCGTCGACCACCGTGCACATGCCGAGCGGCTGACCCCGAATGTGGTTGCCGCGCTGACCGACTGCGGTGCGTCGATGGCCGATCTGGACGCGGTGGTGGTCGGATGCGGACCCGGACCCTTCACCGGGCTGCGGGTCGGGATGGCGACTGCGGCGGCCTATGGGCAGGCGTTGGGCATCCCGGTGTTCGGGGTGTGCACGCTGGACGCCATCGGCGGCGCGACCGACGGCGAGGTCCTCGTCGTCACCGATGCGCGCCGCCGCGAGGTGTACTGGGCGCGCTACCGCGACGGGGTGCGCACCGGCGGACCGGAGGTCGGTCCTGCCGCGGACGTGGACACCGCCGGCGTACAGAGCGTGGCCGGATCACCCTCGCATGCCGGGCTGTTCGGTCTGCCGGTGATCGGCCCGGAGATTCCGTCGGCCGCCGGACTGGCCGCCGCCGTTGCCGATTGGACCGTCGAGCCCGAACCGCTGATCCCGCTGTACCTGCGTCGACCGGACGCCAAGACGCTGGCCGAACGAGGACTGGCGTGACCGAACCGAGCACGGTGAGAATCGACGCGCTGACCAAGGCGGACGCGGTGCGGTGTGCGGAACTGGAGGCCCAGCTGTTCGCCGGTGACGATCCGTGGCCACCGGCGGCCTTCGTGCACGGTATCGCCGGGAAACACAACCACTACATCGCCGCGCGCGACGACGGCAGACTGGTCGGCTACGCCGGGATCTCCCGGCTGGGCCGCATCCCACCCTACGAATACGAGGTGCACACCATCGGCGTCGACCCGGCCTGGCAGGGCCGCGGTATCGGCCGCGCACTACTGGATGATCTGCTCGCCTTCGCCAAGAAGGGCGAGGTGTTCCTGGAGGTCCGCACCGACAACGAGCCGGCAATCGCGCTCTACACCAGTGCGGGTTTCGTGACGGTCGGGGTGCGTAAGCGGTACTACAAGGTCAGCGGCGCCGATGCCTACACCATGAAACGGGACGCGACATGATCATCCTGGCCATCGAGAGCTCCTGCGACGAGACCGGAGTCGGGATCGCCCGGTTGCAGGACGGCACCGTCACGCTGTTGGCCGATGAGGTCGCCTCGAGCGTCGACGAGCACTCCCGTTACGGCGGGGTGGTCCCCGAGATCGCCTCCCGGGCGCATCTGGAGGCGTTGGGGCCCACCATGAAACGCGCACTGGACGCCGCGGGCGTGCAGCGTCCGGATGTGGTGGCCGCGACCATCGGCCCCGGCCTGGCCGGCGCCCTGCTGGTGGGGGTGGCCGCGGCCAAGGCGTATGCCGCGGCGTGGGAGGTGCCGTTCTACGCTGTCAACCACTTGGGCGGGCACCTGGCCGCCGACGTCTACGACCACGGGCCGCTGCCAGAGTGCGTCGGGTTGCTGGTGTCCGGCGGGCACACCGAATTGCTGCATGTGCGCTCGCTCGGCGAACCGATCGTCGAACTCGGCAGCACCGTGGATGATGCGGCGGGGGAGGCGTATGACAAGGTCGCACGCCTGCTGGGGCTCGGTTATCCCGGCGGGAAGCCGCTCGACGACCTGGCCCGCACGGGTGACCGGCGCGCCATCGTGTTCCCACGCGGCATGACCGGCCCGCGCGATGTCCCCTACGCGTTCAGCTTCTCGGGTCTGAAGACCGCCGTGGCCCGCCATCTCGAGAAGAACCCGGATGCCGCGCCCGCCGATGTGGCCGCCGGCTTCCAGGAGGCGGTCGCCGATGTGCTGACCGCCAAGGCGGTGCGCGCCGCGACCGACCTCGGCGTCTCGACACTGCTGATCGCCGGCGGGGTGGCGGCCAACTCCCGGGTGCGCGAGCTTGCCGAGGAGCGTTGTGCCGCAGCCGGCCTCACACTTCGGGTGCCCCGACTCCGGTTGTGTACCGACAACGGCGCGATGATCGCCTCGTTCGCCGCGCACCTTATCGACGCCGGTGCACCGCCGTCGGGATTGGGCGCCGCGAGCAATCCGGGGTTGCCGGTGATCCAGGGGCAGGTGGTATGAGCGCCCAACACGCCGAGAGTGCATCCAGATCGAGAAAACGGCCGGTGGGTCGATCTGAGCGCACCGTCGACGGAATCAGGCGGCGATGAGTAGGGACCAGATCACCGAATTGCTCTACCGATACGCCGAACTCATCGACGCCGGTGACTTCGACGGCGTCGGCGCCTTGCTCGGCCGAGGCAACTTCATGGGTGTCGCCGGCACCGAGGCCATCGCCAAGCTGTTCGCGGCCACGACGCGCCGGTTCCCCGAACATGGCAACCGCCCCCGCACCCGGCATCTGGTGCTCAACCCGATCGTCGACATCGATGGTGATTCGGCAAGGGCGCGTTCGACCTTCGTCGTCGTGCAGCAGACCGACACCGTCGCACTGCAACCCATCGTCGTCGGCCGTTACGCCGACACCTTCACCAGGGACGCCCAGGGCTGGTACTTCACCAGTCGCCACGTCGATATCGAGATGCTCGGTGATGTCTCCGATCACCTGATGATCGATCCACGGTCATTCGGGTAGCCGGGAACCGACGCGCGCCTCGTTGATCTGGTGCACGCGCACACTGACTTCCAACTGGAAACGGTCGGCCGGGTTCTTCAGTGACAATCCGGTGAGATCCTCGATCAGCTTGATCCGGTACAGCAGCGAATGTCGATTCAAGAACAATGCCCGCGCCGCGGCGCTGGTGTTGATGGCCTCGTTGAGCAGGATCTCCAGTGTGTGGACGAGCTGGCCGCGGCGGGTCGTGTCGTAATCGATCAGCGGCTGCAGGGTTTTCAGGATGGTGGCCATGCTGCGCGGGTGTTGGCGCAGCACCTCGGCGAACTGCAGCGGTCCGATCGGCGCGTCGGGCACCGAGGCCGTGGCGACGGTCACCGAGTGACCGTGCCCAGGCGGCAGCAACACCCAGCTGATCAAGCCGTCCGGCAGACCACTTGCCTGCCAAGCGGTTTCGACCAATGCCGAACCGGTCGAGGCCGGCAACACTGCCGAGAAGTGACTCATCACCAGATCGTCGGTCACCGACGTCTTGGACGTGACCCCGGCGGCGCGCGCCGATCGGGCCAGTGTGTCGGCGAACGTATGCGCGTGCTCGGGCCAGCGCGGGTCGTCGTCCTCGCGCCTGCCGATGACCATCTGGATGGGCCGGTCGTCCGGGGCGGGTGTGACCAGGGGGAGGAGCTGGCGCTGGATGTCGGCGAAGGGCACCTCCCACGGCAGCATCACCAGCGGGAACTCGTGCTTGTCGGCCAGCGGTACCAGCGTGGCCAGCAGCTCCCGGGTATCGATGTCCGGTGGCCCGCCGAGCGCCACCCCGGCGGCCGGCGAGGACATCAGGAAGGTGAGGAAATCGCGGACCCCGGGCTGGCGGATGTCGGTACCGGTCGTCAGGACGAAGTCGCCGGGCCGGACGAAGTCTTCGGCGGGCGCGTGCATGATGTCGACCCAGAGCACCTCGCGGATCAGACCGCGGTGCCCGCCGAGCACCGAGCCCTGATCCAGCGGCGGGATAGTCAACGCCGCTGCCACGGTCAGTGGCGCACCCGCAGACATGTCGCCCGTTTCCTCTCGAACTCGGCGGGCCGCTGATACCGCCGGATTTCGACGGTATCAGCGACCCGCGACGCGCTGAGGGGACTCCCTGCGATCAGGACTTCGGAATCGACAGGTCGTCGGGTGCCCGTCCGCTCAGCGCGGCGCCGATGCCGAGGAACACCACCGGTGCGATACCGAAGATGATCGCCAGCGTCGTCGACCCGCCGACCACCAGGGTCAGGTTGGCGACGATCAGAGCCACCGCGGCGGCGAGTGCGATCGTCCCGACGACCGCCAGCACGATGATGTTCACGGGACCGCCGCGGCGCTTGAAGAACAGGCCCACCGAGATCGTCGTCAGCAACCAGAGGATGGACAGGCCCCAGATGCCCAGGCCGCCGAGCGGTCCGAAGATCTGCAGCACCGGGTCGAGGCCGAGCAGGACGAACACGCCCATGATCACCATGGACACCACGGTCACCAGGACCGAGGCATTGGCCGGTGATCCCAGCTTCGGGTGCACTTCACCGAGCTTGCGGGGCAGCACGTTGTCGCGGCCGAGCACGAAGGTGTACCGCGAGCAGATGTTGTGGAAGGCCAGCGCGCAGGCGAACACGCTGACAAACCAGAACAGTGTGGTCAAGTCCTTGCCGAGCATGCCGAGGTACTTCTCGGCGGTGTTGACCATGAAGTTGTCCGGGTCGTCCTTGGCCACCTGGATGGCGTCGTTACCACCGTTGCCCTCGACCAATGCCCAGCTGGAGAACGCGTAGAAGCTGGCGACGATGCCGACGGCCCAGTAGGTGGCACGCGGCACCGTGCGGTCGGGGTCGCGTGCCTCGTCGCGGAACACGGCCGTGGCCTCGACTCCGACGAAGCCCCACAGTGCGTAGAGCAGCGCGATGCCGAACGCGCCGGAGATGCCCGACGGGGTGAACGAGTCACCGGTGATGCCCTTCTCGCCGCCCTGGATGACGATGACGAAGTCCAGCACCACCAGGATCGCGACCTCGGACACTAGGAAGATGCCGAGCACCTTGGCGCTGAGTTCGATATCGCGGTAGCCGAGGAAGGCGATGATCAGCAGCACCAGGCCCGTCAGCACCCACCACGGCACCGCCGGTGCACCGATGATCTCCAGCAGGCCGGCCAGGATGACGCCGTCGTAGGCAGCCACTGCCAGCAGGGTCGCCATGTACGCGGGCAGCGCGAGTACCGCCGCTCCGGTACCGGCTGCCTTGCCGAGGCCCTTCTGGATATAGGCGTAGAAGGCGCCGGTATCGGTGACGTACTTCGACATCGCCACGAAGCTCGCGGCGAACAGCAAAAAGATCACACCCGCGACAAGAAACGCCACCGGGATGCCGGTCGAGTCACCGAGCACCATCGCGATCGGGACGTTGCCGCCCACCGTCGACAACGGGGCCGCCGCC
The sequence above is drawn from the Mycolicibacterium neoaurum VKM Ac-1815D genome and encodes:
- the alr gene encoding alanine racemase, yielding MITTENVPRAIVDLDAIAHNVTELREHAGSAAVMAVVKADGYGHGAVRVAQAALAAGAAELGVATVAEAAALQSGGVTAPLLAWLHAPDTDFAPAVRTGVQLAVSSAAELSGVLDAVRRTGDTATVTVKADTGLSRNGVSPAEFDEVLAALATAQADGSVRVRGLMSHLAHGDTPDHPFNGIQGDRLREFAARARRHGIHFELLHLANSPAALTRPDLAFDMVRPGIAVYGQTPIPERGAMGLRPAMTVACPVAKIRALRAGDGVSYGHTWVADRDTTVALIPAGYADGVFRSLSNRLEVAINGRRYPAVGRVCMDQFVVDLGPDGAGVNVGDAAILFGPGDRGEPTAQDWADLLGTINYEVVTSPRGRIVRSYTGGPEGTP
- a CDS encoding alpha/beta fold hydrolase, whose translation is MSGLARWLAGAAGLTAVGSLAGVTVARSLTRRVSDDDPYAGEDFTLLYADRSVVVTTTDGVPLAVRECGPPDAPLTVVFAHGFCLRMGAFHFQRDRLARQWGDQVRMVFYDQRGHGLSGDASPDTFTVPQLGQDLESVLAVLAPKGPVVLVGHSMGGMTVLSHARQFPERYRTRIVGAALISSAAEGVSRSPLGEILRNPALEAARFSVRYAPGLLHRGRGVVRSVIGPVLRAASYGREDISPSVVAFSESMMHDTPVHTLVGFLHALEVHDETEALPVLAKIPTLIACGDRDLLTPLEYSQEMAAQLPKSELVVVEGAGHLVQLEQPDIIDDALVRLVERATPSKLVALTRRLRDRARHG
- the tsaE gene encoding tRNA (adenosine(37)-N6)-threonylcarbamoyltransferase complex ATPase subunit type 1 TsaE, whose amino-acid sequence is MAERTGGTAILPTAEDTVALGAALGADLRAGDVVVLSGPLGAGKTMLTKGIARGMDVEGPVTSPTYVLARVHPPRRAGAPALVHVDIYRLLDHGGDLLAELDSLDLDTDLDDAVVVVEWGEGLAERLSAHHLDIRLDRDADSEERTVTWQWSTS
- the tsaB gene encoding tRNA (adenosine(37)-N6)-threonylcarbamoyltransferase complex dimerization subunit type 1 TsaB is translated as MSPRHFVGPKDATLVLAIDTATPAVTAGIVRVADDITTLAERTIVDHRAHAERLTPNVVAALTDCGASMADLDAVVVGCGPGPFTGLRVGMATAAAYGQALGIPVFGVCTLDAIGGATDGEVLVVTDARRREVYWARYRDGVRTGGPEVGPAADVDTAGVQSVAGSPSHAGLFGLPVIGPEIPSAAGLAAAVADWTVEPEPLIPLYLRRPDAKTLAERGLA
- the rimI gene encoding ribosomal protein S18-alanine N-acetyltransferase, with translation MTEPSTVRIDALTKADAVRCAELEAQLFAGDDPWPPAAFVHGIAGKHNHYIAARDDGRLVGYAGISRLGRIPPYEYEVHTIGVDPAWQGRGIGRALLDDLLAFAKKGEVFLEVRTDNEPAIALYTSAGFVTVGVRKRYYKVSGADAYTMKRDAT
- the tsaD gene encoding tRNA (adenosine(37)-N6)-threonylcarbamoyltransferase complex transferase subunit TsaD — encoded protein: MIILAIESSCDETGVGIARLQDGTVTLLADEVASSVDEHSRYGGVVPEIASRAHLEALGPTMKRALDAAGVQRPDVVAATIGPGLAGALLVGVAAAKAYAAAWEVPFYAVNHLGGHLAADVYDHGPLPECVGLLVSGGHTELLHVRSLGEPIVELGSTVDDAAGEAYDKVARLLGLGYPGGKPLDDLARTGDRRAIVFPRGMTGPRDVPYAFSFSGLKTAVARHLEKNPDAAPADVAAGFQEAVADVLTAKAVRAATDLGVSTLLIAGGVAANSRVRELAEERCAAAGLTLRVPRLRLCTDNGAMIASFAAHLIDAGAPPSGLGAASNPGLPVIQGQVV
- a CDS encoding nuclear transport factor 2 family protein, with product MSRDQITELLYRYAELIDAGDFDGVGALLGRGNFMGVAGTEAIAKLFAATTRRFPEHGNRPRTRHLVLNPIVDIDGDSARARSTFVVVQQTDTVALQPIVVGRYADTFTRDAQGWYFTSRHVDIEMLGDVSDHLMIDPRSFG
- a CDS encoding PucR family transcriptional regulator → MSAGAPLTVAAALTIPPLDQGSVLGGHRGLIREVLWVDIMHAPAEDFVRPGDFVLTTGTDIRQPGVRDFLTFLMSSPAAGVALGGPPDIDTRELLATLVPLADKHEFPLVMLPWEVPFADIQRQLLPLVTPAPDDRPIQMVIGRREDDDPRWPEHAHTFADTLARSARAAGVTSKTSVTDDLVMSHFSAVLPASTGSALVETAWQASGLPDGLISWVLLPPGHGHSVTVATASVPDAPIGPLQFAEVLRQHPRSMATILKTLQPLIDYDTTRRGQLVHTLEILLNEAINTSAAARALFLNRHSLLYRIKLIEDLTGLSLKNPADRFQLEVSVRVHQINEARVGSRLPE
- a CDS encoding APC family permease produces the protein MSEVLNTGDKPGGATPPDSRGRLRGNLGVPAIVLMVVAAAAPLSTVGGNVPIAMVLGDSTGIPVAFLVAGVIFLLFAASFVAMSKYVTDTGAFYAYIQKGLGKAAGTGAAVLALPAYMATLLAVAAYDGVILAGLLEIIGAPAVPWWVLTGLVLLIIAFLGYRDIELSAKVLGIFLVSEVAILVVLDFVIVIQGGEKGITGDSFTPSGISGAFGIALLYALWGFVGVEATAVFRDEARDPDRTVPRATYWAVGIVASFYAFSSWALVEGNGGNDAIQVAKDDPDNFMVNTAEKYLGMLGKDLTTLFWFVSVFACALAFHNICSRYTFVLGRDNVLPRKLGEVHPKLGSPANASVLVTVVSMVIMGVFVLLGLDPVLQIFGPLGGLGIWGLSILWLLTTISVGLFFKRRGGPVNIIVLAVVGTIALAAAVALIVANLTLVVGGSTTLAIIFGIAPVVFLGIGAALSGRAPDDLSIPKS